One genomic segment of Desulfosporosinus sp. Sb-LF includes these proteins:
- a CDS encoding PAS domain S-box protein, which produces MKILIVDDRQDNLLTLEAVLKSPDYHLIFANSGEEALKCLLKDDFAVILLDVQMPGLDGFETARLIRARRRTKDTPIIFITAIYQSKDNILQGYSLGAIDYLFKPFQPEALKSKIEAFVKIHRNRKQIKLQNELLTHRAIELQLINQSLERTTSDLRKAEALARVIGETCTDSVLTLDEASHILSINPAVTEMFGYGHEELRGQHVSRLFPGENLPVIENVQIMSKCSKILDSVATRKNGEVFPVEVQIGVASIEKQQILVWSVRDITERKQLEKERKDQYKTLEKLVQERTCELFLANEKLKREILERKEIGKQLRKTSNKLINILESITDAFFTLNHAWEFIFVNEEAEKYWHKERGELIGRNIWELFPESIPEFHLLFDNAMRRKETSHFEIRGINYDAPYEVHVYPSDEGLSVYFHDISERRMFEKEMARLDRLNLVGQMAAGIGHEIRNPMTTVRGFLQLLGDKEEFQKSKGYFDLMIDELDRANSIITEFLSLAKNKIVDLKPLSLNRLIENIYPLIQADARVSDKDIILELQETKWLLLDEKEIRQLILNLVRNGLEAMSGSGGLTIRTFMDVEKCVLAVRDEGGGIKPEVLEKIGTPFFTTKENGTGLGLATCFSIAARHNAEIQIETGASGTTFFVRFNQH; this is translated from the coding sequence ATGAAAATCTTAATTGTTGACGACCGACAGGACAATTTATTGACGTTAGAGGCAGTGCTTAAATCGCCAGACTATCATTTGATCTTCGCTAATTCTGGAGAAGAGGCCTTAAAGTGTTTGTTGAAAGACGATTTTGCTGTGATTCTACTGGACGTGCAAATGCCAGGCTTGGACGGCTTTGAAACAGCTAGGCTCATTAGAGCAAGGAGAAGGACCAAGGATACACCGATTATTTTCATTACAGCGATTTACCAGAGCAAAGATAATATCTTGCAAGGGTATTCCCTGGGTGCGATCGATTATTTGTTTAAACCTTTCCAGCCGGAAGCTTTGAAATCCAAGATAGAAGCATTCGTGAAAATACACCGTAACCGAAAGCAAATTAAATTACAAAATGAATTGCTGACTCATCGGGCTATTGAACTTCAATTAATAAACCAAAGCTTAGAGCGCACGACTTCGGATTTGCGTAAGGCTGAAGCATTAGCGCGCGTGATTGGGGAAACTTGTACAGATTCAGTGCTCACTCTCGATGAGGCGAGCCATATTTTAAGCATCAATCCAGCGGTAACGGAGATGTTTGGCTATGGGCATGAGGAATTGCGAGGGCAACATGTCTCAAGGCTTTTTCCTGGTGAAAACCTTCCCGTTATAGAAAATGTCCAGATTATGAGTAAATGTAGTAAGATCCTAGATTCGGTCGCTACGCGTAAAAATGGGGAGGTTTTTCCCGTAGAGGTTCAGATTGGAGTTGCTAGTATTGAGAAGCAGCAAATTCTTGTCTGGTCCGTGCGAGACATTACCGAGCGTAAACAGCTGGAGAAAGAGCGAAAAGACCAGTACAAAACCCTTGAAAAGCTTGTTCAGGAGCGAACCTGCGAACTCTTCCTGGCCAATGAGAAGCTCAAAAGAGAAATATTAGAACGCAAAGAAATTGGCAAACAGCTTAGAAAGACTAGTAACAAGCTCATCAATATTCTCGAAAGCATAACAGATGCCTTCTTTACTCTAAATCACGCGTGGGAGTTCATCTTTGTCAATGAAGAAGCGGAGAAATATTGGCACAAGGAGAGAGGCGAGCTAATCGGGCGAAATATTTGGGAGCTTTTCCCCGAATCGATCCCTGAGTTTCACCTTTTATTTGATAATGCCATGAGAAGGAAGGAAACTTCTCATTTTGAGATCAGGGGCATAAATTATGATGCACCGTATGAAGTGCATGTTTATCCGTCCGACGAAGGTTTGTCCGTATATTTCCACGATATTTCCGAACGAAGGATGTTTGAAAAGGAGATGGCCCGCCTGGATCGCTTGAACCTTGTGGGACAAATGGCGGCGGGAATCGGTCACGAAATCAGAAACCCGATGACTACCGTCCGGGGTTTCCTTCAGTTATTGGGGGATAAAGAAGAATTCCAGAAGTCTAAGGGCTATTTTGACTTGATGATCGACGAGCTCGATAGGGCAAATTCTATTATTACGGAATTCCTCAGCCTAGCTAAAAACAAGATAGTGGATTTAAAACCCTTGAGTCTGAACAGGCTGATCGAAAACATATACCCGTTAATTCAGGCGGACGCAAGGGTCAGCGATAAGGACATTATATTAGAACTACAGGAAACTAAATGGTTGCTTCTGGACGAGAAGGAAATCCGCCAGCTCATCTTAAACCTAGTCCGGAACGGGCTAGAAGCGATGTCGGGAAGTGGCGGGCTAACGATTAGAACGTTCATGGATGTTGAGAAGTGTGTTTTAGCGGTGAGAGACGAGGGAGGCGGCATCAAGCCGGAGGTTCTAGAAAAGATCGGTACTCCTTTTTTCACCACCAAAGAGAATGGCACTGGTTTGGGGCTAGCCACTTGTTTCAGCATTGCTGCTAGGCATAACGCTGAAATTCAGATTGAGACAGGAGCATCGGGCACGACATTTTTTGTGCGCTTTAATCAGCACTGA
- a CDS encoding protein-glutamate O-methyltransferase CheR has protein sequence MTSEENGKSTEEESCDELEELEIHLLLEGIYRYYGFDFRNYVYSSIKRRIWYRIRVERLPNVSSLQEKVLHDPSVMARLFSDFSIHVSEMFRDPHFFESFRNNVVPFLKELPFVRIWHAGCSMGEEVYSMAIILHEEGLYHKTKIYATDMNEELLKRAKEGVYPLDRMQAYMDNYQIAGGTKEFTGYFEACNDKATFYPFLTQNVVFAQHNLATDHSFNEFHVIICRNVMIYFDKFLQNRVHRLFYESLCTSGILGLGDKEDIAFNNYSQYYEAFDREQKIYRKVK, from the coding sequence ATGACTTCAGAGGAAAACGGGAAGAGCACGGAAGAGGAAAGCTGTGATGAATTAGAAGAACTCGAAATTCATCTGCTGCTAGAGGGAATTTACCGTTACTATGGGTTTGATTTTAGAAATTACGTATATTCTTCTATAAAACGTAGAATTTGGTATCGCATTCGGGTTGAAAGGTTGCCGAACGTATCCAGTCTGCAGGAAAAGGTCCTTCATGACCCCAGTGTGATGGCAAGGCTGTTCTCGGATTTTTCGATTCACGTTTCAGAGATGTTCAGGGATCCGCACTTTTTTGAGTCTTTCAGGAATAACGTGGTCCCGTTTCTCAAAGAGCTTCCTTTTGTCCGGATTTGGCACGCGGGTTGTTCTATGGGGGAAGAGGTTTACTCTATGGCCATCATTCTGCACGAGGAAGGTCTATATCACAAAACGAAGATTTATGCCACGGATATGAACGAAGAATTGTTAAAAAGAGCGAAGGAAGGGGTTTACCCCCTGGATAGAATGCAAGCATACATGGACAACTACCAAATCGCGGGGGGGACGAAAGAGTTTACAGGGTATTTTGAGGCCTGCAATGATAAAGCGACCTTTTACCCGTTTCTAACGCAAAACGTGGTGTTCGCACAACATAACCTGGCAACAGATCATTCCTTCAATGAATTTCACGTGATTATATGCAGAAATGTTATGATTTATTTTGACAAATTCCTGCAAAACCGAGTGCATAGGCTATTTTATGAGAGCCTTTGCACGTCAGGCATCCTGGGTTTGGGTGATAAAGAAGACATCGCCTTTAATAATTATTCCCAGTATTATGAAGCCTTTGATCGGGAGCAGAAGATCTACCGAAAGGTTAAGTAA
- a CDS encoding response regulator, with product MRLKTKLFLGFASILAIMAVLFGVSIHNLDLANTNVEKTQQERYQKIKFSNTVQDEINNISRYLRDLALLDAGSHDFIQTIDSIEASRAKIASALDSLESSALRESTKDLLRRIKIENLNYNELQKTCIALASAGKKAEFVQEIKAGAGERGKIYEYVDELNTVEDKAMNELLQSSAVAYNRALMFFFVSLLLTLLAGVGITMWITQRVTRDIRKVTTVMNRFSSIQEHVDLPRIDIRTKDEVGEIASSFNEMATSLEEHARLEKEFVLKIEGQNWLKSGAAEINALCQGVQDLKTLANLLITKITPMVDASYAVFYIREGSGDKRCFKKLAFYAGSPLESAREVFRLGEGLVGQSALENKMITLDRVPGDYIRIISGLGETSPKGIVILPVSFEDQVVAVMELASLQPYSPLQQELLEQISQNIGVTINRVEAHMKIGTLLKDSQVLTEELQTQSEELQLQQEELKTFNETMEEQYKQSEKRATELETIKTALVEKAQQLEESSNYKTEFLSNMSHELRTPLNSLLILSQILTENKEGNLTLSQVEYVKTIFSSGNELLTLINDILDLTKVEAGKITINPDVMELAKMKDYIEQYFLPVARQRNLDFVIQLSEGLPKTIYMDEHRLLQILKNLLSNAFKFTNDGSVSLRVWRVEEDVVSENDLFRNAEWVLAFSVMDTGIGIPKHKQAMIFEAFQQANGTTARKYGGTGLGLTISQKMAELLGGFIDLDSVESRGSTFTLYLPGNHVEKDVSVISCVEEAAVTFDDFPSSGVESIEAVSSVIMEEDESQGMENGNARLEGKKILVVDDDMRNVFALTTALENQQMNAVFAENGREGIEVLLKNPDIDLVLMDIMMPEMDGYEALRRIRRIPECANLPIIALTAKAMKNDREKCIEAGASDYISKPVNLEQLFSLIKIWLYR from the coding sequence ATGAGGCTCAAGACTAAGTTGTTCCTTGGATTTGCTTCTATTTTAGCCATAATGGCTGTGCTTTTTGGGGTATCAATTCATAATTTAGATCTAGCAAACACGAACGTAGAAAAAACCCAGCAGGAACGCTATCAGAAAATTAAGTTTTCAAATACTGTGCAAGATGAGATTAACAATATCAGCAGGTACTTGAGAGATCTTGCTTTGTTGGATGCAGGCAGTCATGATTTCATTCAAACTATTGATTCCATCGAGGCTTCTAGAGCGAAAATAGCATCGGCGCTGGATTCCCTTGAGTCTTCAGCCCTTCGCGAGAGCACAAAGGATCTGTTGCGACGGATAAAAATTGAAAACCTTAATTACAATGAATTACAGAAAACTTGCATTGCATTGGCTTCTGCGGGCAAGAAGGCGGAGTTCGTTCAGGAGATCAAAGCGGGAGCGGGAGAACGAGGCAAGATTTATGAGTACGTTGATGAATTGAATACCGTTGAAGATAAGGCAATGAACGAGTTACTGCAATCGTCTGCCGTTGCCTATAACCGTGCTCTCATGTTCTTTTTTGTTTCTCTACTGCTGACGTTGCTTGCTGGAGTAGGGATAACTATGTGGATTACGCAGAGGGTTACGAGAGACATTCGCAAAGTCACGACGGTCATGAACCGTTTTTCATCGATTCAGGAGCACGTTGATTTGCCGCGCATCGATATCCGCACAAAGGATGAGGTTGGAGAAATTGCTTCGTCCTTTAATGAGATGGCTACGTCTCTGGAAGAACACGCTAGGCTTGAAAAAGAATTCGTTTTAAAGATAGAAGGGCAAAACTGGTTGAAGTCTGGAGCCGCAGAAATCAACGCCTTGTGCCAGGGGGTTCAGGACCTGAAGACCTTGGCGAATCTTTTGATAACAAAAATTACTCCCATGGTCGATGCAAGTTATGCCGTCTTTTATATCAGGGAGGGAAGTGGAGACAAGCGGTGCTTTAAGAAGCTCGCCTTCTATGCGGGTAGTCCGCTAGAAAGCGCTAGAGAGGTTTTCAGGCTTGGGGAAGGACTGGTGGGGCAGAGCGCTTTGGAAAACAAGATGATAACGCTGGATCGGGTCCCCGGGGATTACATCAGGATTATCTCCGGCTTGGGCGAGACATCACCAAAAGGTATTGTCATCCTCCCAGTGTCGTTTGAGGATCAGGTAGTGGCCGTTATGGAACTGGCATCTCTCCAACCATATAGCCCCCTCCAGCAGGAGTTACTGGAGCAGATTTCCCAAAATATTGGAGTTACCATAAACCGTGTTGAAGCACACATGAAGATTGGGACTCTTCTGAAGGACTCACAGGTTTTGACGGAAGAACTCCAGACTCAGTCAGAAGAACTCCAACTGCAGCAGGAGGAGCTTAAAACCTTTAATGAGACGATGGAGGAGCAGTATAAACAATCCGAAAAAAGGGCAACGGAACTGGAAACTATCAAAACAGCCCTTGTAGAAAAGGCCCAGCAGCTTGAAGAAAGCTCAAACTATAAAACCGAGTTTCTATCCAATATGTCCCACGAGTTGCGGACGCCGCTGAACAGTCTGCTGATCCTTTCTCAAATATTGACCGAGAACAAGGAAGGCAATTTGACTCTCAGTCAAGTAGAATATGTGAAAACTATCTTTTCTTCTGGAAATGAACTCTTGACATTGATTAATGACATATTAGATCTCACCAAGGTAGAAGCGGGCAAGATTACCATTAACCCGGATGTCATGGAACTGGCTAAAATGAAGGACTATATCGAACAGTATTTTCTTCCTGTAGCACGTCAAAGGAACTTGGACTTTGTAATTCAATTAAGTGAAGGTTTACCAAAGACCATATATATGGACGAACATCGGCTACTACAAATTTTAAAAAATCTATTATCAAATGCTTTTAAATTTACGAATGATGGCAGTGTCTCTCTGCGCGTTTGGAGGGTAGAAGAAGATGTTGTCTCAGAAAACGATCTATTTAGGAACGCAGAGTGGGTTCTGGCTTTTTCGGTGATGGACACAGGCATCGGAATTCCGAAGCACAAGCAAGCCATGATTTTCGAGGCCTTCCAACAGGCCAATGGAACAACCGCAAGAAAATACGGGGGCACGGGTTTAGGACTGACTATTAGTCAGAAAATGGCAGAGTTATTAGGCGGTTTTATTGACCTTGACAGTGTTGAGAGCAGGGGAAGTACGTTTACACTCTATCTACCTGGCAATCATGTGGAAAAAGATGTTTCCGTGATATCTTGCGTCGAAGAGGCAGCTGTAACTTTCGATGATTTCCCTTCTTCCGGGGTTGAATCTATTGAGGCTGTTTCATCGGTCATTATGGAGGAGGATGAATCTCAAGGCATGGAAAACGGGAACGCGCGCTTGGAAGGGAAGAAGATACTGGTTGTGGACGATGATATGCGGAACGTGTTTGCACTTACAACAGCCCTGGAAAATCAACAAATGAACGCTGTATTTGCGGAGAATGGCAGGGAAGGCATTGAGGTTTTGCTAAAAAATCCTGACATCGACCTGGTTCTTATGGATATCATGATGCCTGAGATGGATGGATACGAAGCGTTACGGCGCATTCGCCGAATTCCTGAATGTGCGAACTTGCCAATTATCGCCTTGACGGCAAAAGCTATGAAAAACGACAGGGAGAAATGCATCGAAGCGGGTGCATCAGATTATATCAGCAAGCCGGTAAATCTGGAACAGCTATTTTCATTAATCAAGATATGGCTGTATAGATAG
- a CDS encoding formate--tetrahydrofolate ligase: MKSDIEIAQSAVMKPILEIAENLDLKEDEVELYGKYKAKINLSVWNRLKDKPNGKLILVTAINPTPAGEGKTTTTVGLGQALSKMGKKAMIAVREPSLGPCFGVKGGAAGGGYAQVVPMEDINLHFTGDFHAITSAHSLLAAMLDNSIQQGNLLNIDPRQVVFRRVVDMNDRALRKIVMGLGGKMEGVPRESGYDITVASEVMAILCLSSDLMDLKQRFGKIVVAYTYEGKPVTAHDLEAEGAMALLMKDAIKPNLVQTLENTPVFIHGGPFANIAHGCNSIMATKLGLKLADYLVTEAGFGADLGAEKFFDLKCRFGGLKPEAVVIVATVRALKMNGGLAKDQLGTEDLEALARGVVNLEKHIENMAKFGVPSVVAINRFPTDTKAELNLVRERCQGLGAEVALSEVFTRGGEGGVELAETVLSVLERKESKFKVLYELESSIEEKIEKIAKEIYGADGVNFDKAAQLSMRKYVEMGYGNLPICMAKTQYSLTDDATRLGRPTGFTITVREVRLSAGAGFLVAITGAIMTMPGLPKRPAAMRMDIDADGTITGLF; the protein is encoded by the coding sequence TTGAAAAGTGACATAGAAATTGCACAATCAGCTGTGATGAAACCAATCCTGGAGATTGCCGAGAACCTTGATTTAAAAGAGGATGAGGTTGAGTTATACGGGAAGTATAAAGCCAAAATTAATCTGAGTGTTTGGAATCGGTTGAAAGACAAGCCCAATGGCAAGCTAATTTTAGTCACCGCTATTAATCCTACACCTGCGGGTGAGGGGAAAACGACTACAACCGTGGGATTAGGACAAGCCCTTTCGAAAATGGGTAAGAAGGCCATGATTGCGGTACGGGAACCATCCCTAGGTCCTTGTTTCGGAGTAAAGGGTGGAGCAGCGGGCGGTGGGTATGCTCAAGTTGTGCCCATGGAAGATATTAATCTCCATTTCACCGGGGATTTTCATGCAATCACGTCTGCCCATAGTCTCCTAGCGGCGATGCTTGACAATAGTATTCAACAAGGTAACCTTTTGAATATTGATCCTCGTCAAGTCGTATTCCGCCGTGTTGTGGATATGAATGACCGTGCTTTACGCAAAATTGTCATGGGCTTAGGCGGCAAGATGGAAGGGGTGCCCCGCGAAAGTGGCTATGACATAACCGTTGCCTCTGAAGTCATGGCGATCCTGTGCTTGTCAAGTGACCTTATGGATCTCAAACAACGTTTTGGTAAGATTGTCGTAGCCTATACTTATGAAGGAAAGCCTGTAACGGCTCATGATTTAGAAGCTGAAGGGGCAATGGCGCTTCTTATGAAAGACGCGATTAAACCGAACCTTGTTCAGACCTTAGAAAATACGCCTGTCTTTATTCATGGTGGGCCGTTTGCGAATATTGCTCATGGATGTAACAGCATTATGGCAACGAAACTAGGTCTCAAACTGGCGGATTACCTCGTGACAGAGGCAGGTTTTGGAGCTGACCTTGGAGCAGAAAAATTCTTTGATCTGAAGTGCCGCTTTGGAGGATTGAAACCTGAGGCTGTTGTCATTGTGGCAACTGTACGGGCCTTAAAGATGAACGGTGGACTTGCCAAAGATCAGTTAGGCACAGAAGATTTAGAAGCCTTAGCACGCGGCGTGGTCAACCTTGAAAAACATATAGAAAACATGGCCAAATTCGGTGTTCCATCAGTTGTGGCGATTAACCGGTTCCCAACTGACACAAAAGCTGAGCTAAACTTAGTGCGCGAGAGATGTCAGGGGTTAGGTGCAGAGGTGGCCCTTTCTGAAGTATTTACACGGGGTGGGGAAGGCGGCGTTGAGCTTGCAGAAACAGTGCTTTCCGTGCTCGAACGCAAAGAATCCAAGTTCAAGGTTCTCTATGAATTGGAGTCATCCATTGAGGAGAAAATCGAGAAGATAGCCAAAGAGATTTATGGTGCAGATGGCGTTAACTTCGATAAAGCAGCTCAACTTTCCATGAGGAAATATGTCGAGATGGGTTATGGCAATTTGCCGATCTGCATGGCAAAGACACAGTACTCTCTCACAGATGACGCCACTCGGCTAGGCCGGCCGACAGGTTTCACCATCACCGTTCGGGAAGTTCGCCTCTCTGCTGGAGCCGGGTTCCTGGTAGCCATTACAGGTGCAATTATGACCATGCCAGGATTGCCGAAACGTCCGGCAGCAATGAGAATGGATATTGATGCTGACGGAACAATTACAGGATTGTTCTAA